Below is a genomic region from Falco naumanni isolate bFalNau1 chromosome 2, bFalNau1.pat, whole genome shotgun sequence.
TTACTTCACTATTTCTACTTGATAAACCTATTTTCTGTATCTAACAGGGACTTCCTACAGCTTCATGAAATCCTCACAGTAAAGTAGATGCCTATGATGCTTCAAAAATCCTCAATTTACCATTTTTCAAGAACTGAGACTTtggtttttacatttttaaaggttgaaatttttttttcagatctcaCTCCCAATAtaacaagacagaaaaacaggtAACGCCAGTAAAAAACATTTGCGTTTTTACTGAATGATGCCAatgatgtgttttaaaagaaaattgtccTGCATAGATAGGATACTACATCAACATCTTATTTGTAAAcccataaataataaaaaaaatagcccAGTGACATTTCCACCAAACAATGTTCAAATGGaactcagtttcatttttttgttttgttttgtttttcattctttgctgaTAAAACCCCAAGTTCACCGGTTCACTGTTTGCTAGTGCTGATGCTAGGTGATCGGTCTTCAATTCTGTTATCCACTTGCTCCTTTAAAGGTTGAAATTACTCTGGCATACCTTTCATTCTTTGGAATTCTGTCTTCAAAACTAATTAAAAGTAATACTTGTGGTTCAAAGAGCAAATCTCCACTACTAAAGGCATGCCTAAGTTCCTAGCTCAGATCATGCACAGTTAATGTAAAGCCCCACTGTTCAGATAGCTCTCTAAAGCAGGTCATCTACAGCCATGCCACACAGTGGTTTGTCATAGGTCACTGCTGATTCTTAGGCTATagtctttttttggggggggaggtgtgctttatcttttaatttaaagtatATTCAAATAATGAGGGCTACAGGGTTTCTATAGCATGAAATTATAAACATGCACAAGTAGATGGGAGTGTCTGAAGGTGAAATAGTGTTGGGGAAGAATGGAAGGACCCAGcttgctgcagcctgctgggagcAGTCCCTGGAGTAAAGTGTGCCCGCAACAGCTTTCAAGTTCATCTCAGATGGAACTAGTTGATTGAATCAAAAAGTGAGTCTAGTACTGAACCAGTATTTGCTCAGCTGGTGACCCCCAAGTGGGAAAGAACATTAGCTGGCAAATATACATGCACTTTTCATGGATACAGATCTATTAGGTCAAGTGTCTTGGCCTGATCGTTATCCAGctttcttttgttgctgttaacAGATTTTTTGGTTAACATAATTGcctaagaaacaaaacctgcttaATGTTAAGATGGAGTCTTCAGGACATGTGTTTGTCTTCTTTGCTAATACTCTACAATCTCCTGTAAAGTTATTTTCTTGATTCggtttatacttttaaaatgtaattacacAATTACAAATGTCAGGGATCCTGAGAGTTACCTAGAATGCCATGCTCTCTGCAGGACTGGATTTACAGCTCTCACAGCTGTGCTACATGTGCCACTAAAGATACTTAGTCTAAGAATGAGAAACTGTAATGGTAGGCAGGACTGCGTTTTGTTCCCAATCACttagaagaaatggaaataaacagtCAGTTCCTGCCATAGGTCACCAGTGGCACTCTGCAGAGCCTTTGCTAGGTCACGTGCTGCTTGACCTATTCATAATTAACCTCAAAAAAGGGACAAAGTGACAAAATTTGCCAATTATAAAGTTAGTGAGGGTAGTAAGACTACGGGCAAACTGTGGAAAACTGCAGAATGACATGTAAGACTGATTAGGATATAAGATAGCAGATGCAATTCAGTgcagataaataaaaagattataCATATGGAGATAAACAGACGGAGTTTCACATATGAAACAATAGCCTATGAGTTTGCGTTACCACTCAAGAGTGAGATCCTGCAGTTACAATAAATAATGCCATGAAAACAGCTCAGTGCTGagttcaaattaaaaaagcaagtcAACTACTAGGAATTACTAGGACATGGATAAAGAACAATAAACAAACAGGACAGTACTTAACTACATGGCTAATGTTGCATGCAGTTTTGGTTCCCTTCTCAGAAAATAACAATACCCAGAAAAGTTTCAAAGGACCATAAATACAGAAGCTACTCCATGCCTTTGATCagtcaagaaatattttaactaaTGCATTTCAGTACCGAGGAGGAAATTTAAAAGGTGAATGCTATGTATCTGCAGAACCATGACTGGCACAAGCACGGTAGGTAAAAGTTTACTATGCAGAGAATATTAAATTAAGCTAGTAAAAATCAGGttcaaaatgaacaaacaagTGGCAATTCAGGAAGCGCATATAGTCCAAGGGAAACTGGACAAGGactgtaaaaagaaacattaggGATTACTAAATAGACAAACCATATGATGTTCAGGAAAGCCTGGAATAGAAGACACTGGGAAGCTCGGagaacacagaaggaaaagaaccaAATGTGCTTGCATTGTTCTTATCCTTCCTCAGACAGCTGCTTTTGACTACAAGAGTCTATTGTGTTAGAAAAAACTTTAGTCAGGACCTGTACAGCTATTCCTGTGTTTACCTTTTCAAGAGTTCCAAGAGGTGTAAGTAAGGAGCCCAGAGGTAAAGCACGTGCTGTTTGCTTGGCTTCCTTGTTAAATGTGTAACAAATGCAGCCAAGGCTTCTCAGCCATCAGTGCCAAGTCTGAGCACTCATGTTCACGTAGTGGGGGTGCTAATAAAGTGATATACTTATTTTTCAACACAGAAACTTTTCCAGTGTGAAATTTCCTACTaacaggattttcttctttttttctaaccaggaggaagaaaaaaatatttcttgtatttgttCTGGATAGTACCCCAAATAAAAAGTGATCAGGAGTTTGCTACATCAATTCCTGAGCAAATTTGTTTCACATGGTATTTGAAAGAAACTTTGCGAAGTACACTGAGGAAAAGTATATAGTTTCTAGGTAATCACAGATATGcccatttaaagaaaaatgtcttccctGTTTTCAGCCCAAATATGTTAAATATTCAACCTTAGGGTTTGCATTTCGTTTTGTAAATATGAACTATTAAGTATAAACAATGCTATCATTTAGTAAcatataataatgaaaatgatgcatttttctATATCTTAAATGGGGGTTTTGAAGGTCAAAAACATGCCCTGCTTCTGTAATTCTACACAATAAATGGCCTAACAGCAAGTGTCTAGATGCATAAAACCAGCAAGCTTATTGATAAACGTAGGTAAAATGGTAGGTGCAACTTACTGGAGGAAGAATTTATGTATAAATTGTTCTCATATTGCATTTCCAAACCAGTTTTAAGCATTTCAGGGACATAGAACCAAAACTGAAATCAAGCTAAGTCAGAAGAAACCCTGGAagtatataaatgaaaattaatcaaTAGAGTAACATTCAAGGAAAGTTATCAGAATTCCTGTATTGCCCAAAGACCTGGCaatagagaaaaaggaaaagcatgagCAGAAACATGTACTGTAAtgatttcataattattttggGCACATTTGCTATAGTTTAAAGAAATGCTTGAGTTTCAAGTTTCAGAAGTGAGAACTCACAGACTTAGATATGAGTgctgaaaacaggaagaatGCTCTCCAGTCTTCTCATTTTTGACAGTTAGCACTGAGCCTAGTAGAATTAGATAAAAGATCTAATTGCTAATTTGTCTTGATGTGACTTAGTGTTTCCATGTTTTACTGACTGTTCAGATTTCCTAggataattttaattattgGTATCTTCATGCTAAGGATAccttaatgtttttaaaacattacagCCAGTATTCAGAAGTTATATCTGAAATTACAATACTAGTTTACAAAGGATTTAAGCATTAATGAGTGAGCAAAATAATACCAATTAACAATCCCCCAGCTTGGTTATCCAGAAGTTTTCACTGCATCcttctggaataattttttgGCCGGGCTAACTGGAAATAATGGCAAGTAGTTTAGCgtagtatttatatttttctgttttctttgccagCAGTATGAAGTATTCAGCTTCCTTGACTGCTTTTTGTAGGGCTACAACCTAGAGCACACACAACGCAAATTCTTAAAGTAgaacttttcttcctctgaacgAAGTTAAGTTTGGCTTAACTAAGATCTGAAGTTCATTTGCAAATGTGCTCTACCCTGTTAACCTTGGAGGTTTCTTTAGGTCCCATTAACACCACACCTTGAAACCATGGGTCCTGACTTcagttgggatagagttaattttcttagctggtacagtgctgtgttttgacaacacactgatgttttttagTTGTAGCTAGCTAATGTTTATAccaaatcaaggactttttagtttcttaggctttgccagcaagaaggctaaaggggcacaagaaattggtaagggacacaaccaggacagctgacctgaactagccaaagaggtatgCCATACCTCGGCGCATaatgctcagtatataaactggggggggttggccagggcctgccaatagctgctcaggggctggctgggtaTTGGTCAGCAGATGGTGAGCAATGGTACTGtgcatcatttgttttcttttctcccttacctttggatttcattcctctcctcctgtccccccttttcattatatcttattgttctttcatttttatttcaattacgAAATTGTTCTaatctcaacccttgagttttacattcctttctgattctcctccccatccctctgggggaggggggagtgagccAGTAGCTGTATGGTACTTAActactggctggggttaaaccacaccaccatgctaacaaaaaaaaaaaaacacccaaaaaagcTTAAAGAGCAGACAAAGAATACAAAAGAAaccattttcaaatgaaacagaattcCTGGATGCAAGGACATTTACTGGAAAGTAACATGATAAACAGTTTACTGTATATACTATAAACACTTGTTTTGGCATCAGTGAAGATTCCTAGTGCTGAACAAGAAGGCATTCCTATACCAAATCACTGTTTAAGACTCATTGATTCCTATAAACCAAAACTGATGCTTCTCATATATGCTTTGACTAGGTAGTAACAATATAGCCTTAGTATTTTTAGGTCTAGTAGTCAGAACAAATGTAGCATCTGAACTCCATAAAATATTCCATATAATCCATAATTTAAATTCACATACATTTCTGCATGGATAAGTGAAATTCCTTTGTTATCCAAgttaaagaaacacttttttccagCAATTGCAATCAAAAGGGCAATTCACTACCCACATTATCAAAAGTGctttatttcttacttttaGAGTGAGACTTAAGTCAGTACCCTTACTCTAAAAGAAAGTTCAAATAGCCTTCATTCCTATCTGGTCcataaagcaaaactaaaattGTACATTTAGTTTTCGAAGGCAAGAGATAAAAAAAAGGATATATTAACACTTCTAAAGGATGCAATAACAAGCTATAGTATTATAACAATATTAATTGCTGCAAACTAGTAAGTTCAGCAAGTGTACAGTAgctgacagtttaaaaaatactggatGCCAAAGATGAGCAATTGCACTATATTCACAAATAGTTCACAAAAATACCATGTAATAAAGTTCACCAATAATTTTATAGAAACTAGTTTATACATCCTTTTCAAGAAGATTACATAAATATTCTTAAATCGTTGCACGCACacttatttaactttttttctgagtagTAGCAATCTTCAAGGCTTGTTAAAATTAACTTGGCATTTTCTCACACAGAAATCTTCTCCCATGTCAGCCTGTCATATTTTCAGCAgccttgaaacagaaaaaaacatttactgcaAGTCACCAAAAGTAGACACCATGTAGattaaatttaatcttttcttgCAACTATTTTAATTTACCTGAAGTCTAAACAAACTACTTCaataaaaacaatacaaaaaatgtGTAAGATGTGCAGCATTGTTCTTTAATGAATACTTCTGggttgtgtgttgtttttttttaaataatactgtCAACTGCCATTAGCCTTTACTAACACAGCCATTACTGTTTGCTTGTGTTAAATTGTGTATCCTGCGTCTAAGCATCTTGTAACCTGTACATTTTACCCTAATGCTTTCAAGAAGTGCTCAAATGcgtatattttttttcctttggagttTACTTTATACCATTTCTAGTAATTATTACTCCCACTGATACAGATAAATTAGACATAAAACTTAGAACGACACTGATCATAACTGTATAACTCACTGCCAATTATTTGACTAAGGTCATGAGTAAGTATTTTATTACTGAGTAACTCAACCCAGCAAACAAGGTATAGTTGTTAGACTGACATTGGTAGATTGGCTTAAAAGGCAGTTATGGGACAAACGGGCACAAATGATAGCAACAGGAATGATAAACCAGTAAAAGCAAAAGTAGTAGTAAAACAGCCCTCAATTACTTACCTACACAGTTAAAcatgtatgtatgcatacatTTAAGCATgtacacaaatacaaaatatgcaTGAGtatagaaaaatgttaaaaatgaagtaaaaaatttGAAGACTGGTGAAAAATAGCTCTGGCTAGCATCCATTTAGTCAAAAATCTGTAAACTAAATTTTCTAAGAATCAGAACGCAGTCTTCCAGACCAGAGATAGGCAGGCTAGATATGGGTTTCCCCCCCACCTCGCCTcccaagaaagaaatgtaagaaacagggggaaaaaagtcatgATGTTTAGATAGACAGTAAAGAACTAAAATCCTTTACGAGCCAAGTgaggatgtattttttttaaagcagttacCCTCTCTACTAGCCAAAAAGGTAAATGTTAAATTATGAAAAGCTCTATATGTATACATAACATTAAATCTGCTCTTGTTTGTCTTTCAAGAGATTCAAAGCACAGGTTAATGTGGTAAAAGCAAGACCACATCAGCAAGCTGCATGCACTTTTTTACAAGTGCTGCTGCATACTATTAGGCCTGAGGTTGTGGAAATGAGGTGATACAGATTAAAGGAGAAAGTAGCAGCCTATTTGTGATATGATGTGGATAAGGGGGCAAATGGTGGCTATAAACATCCAGAATAAAAATCTGGGGgggtttgttgggttgttttgttttgttttttttcttcaaaagagTTAAtctaattatttctaaaaagattttcttcatACCATTTCTTGCTTCATGCTccattcatagaatcatttatgttggaaaagacctttgagatcatcaagtccaatcgTTAGCTGAGGACTAtgaagtccaccactaaactatgcCATTAAACACTACAtctacacattttaaaaatagctccAGGAATGGATGATTCTCACGCAACAGTTGATCTCCTTGATTTAATAGTAAGTCGtatcttaaaatacagtttacaaACTGAAGTATAGCAAGTTGAACACACATCTCAAACTTACACgctttttaagcaaaagcaTTACCTTCAAAGCTTCTGTAGCCTTACGCAGTTCTTTAATAACAGATGATAATGCTTCTGGATTTATTCCCTGCTCACAAAGCCGCACACAAATAGACAAGGTCTCCATATCCAAGCCAGTGTTTAATATTCTTGAAATCTCAAACagaactgcaacagaaaaaaataagcac
It encodes:
- the MZT1 gene encoding mitotic-spindle organizing protein 1 is translated as MGAGGFRFRVGGEGCGVTMASNAASLNAVRETMDVLFEISRILNTGLDMETLSICVRLCEQGINPEALSSVIKELRKATEALKAAENMTG